From Candidatus Hydrogenedentota bacterium, one genomic window encodes:
- a CDS encoding anhydro-N-acetylmuramic acid kinase: protein MLFEGIRKKTTRFAVGMTCGTAARGIDAALVRIKGSGDNLHIKYIKSRHFPFAPGLHTRLIVARKDARELALLNFELGELLAEAAQDMIRIAQKELCEVDFIAVDGYTVSHNPPRGYDLSIGTFQVGEPAIIAERTQHPVVSDFRSRDMAAGGQGGPISAYADWALFSREDRTVARLHLGGITSITVIPPKFDEIIAFDAGPGMIVLDGAVRQLTSGTQEMDLKGAAAVKGVVIDEFLEFLLDHPFFAKVPPKTTSRDEFAPETYLRDALAARKDHSLDDLMATVTAAVSYCLVRAYNRFVKPQFTVSRVIVSGGGVKNQALMQRLKNGMGDAVLRASDEYGLPADALDAIGVAVLGNETLCGKPSNVPHATGAQQSVTLGRITPA from the coding sequence ATGTTATTTGAAGGAATCCGCAAAAAGACGACGCGATTCGCCGTCGGGATGACGTGCGGCACCGCGGCCCGGGGAATCGACGCCGCACTCGTGCGCATCAAGGGCAGCGGCGATAACCTCCACATCAAATACATCAAGTCGAGGCATTTCCCGTTTGCCCCCGGTCTGCACACGCGGCTCATCGTGGCGCGAAAAGACGCGCGGGAGCTGGCGCTCCTCAACTTCGAGCTGGGCGAACTGCTGGCCGAAGCCGCGCAAGACATGATCCGCATCGCGCAGAAAGAATTGTGCGAAGTCGATTTCATCGCCGTAGACGGGTACACCGTGTCACACAATCCGCCGCGCGGCTACGATCTATCCATCGGCACTTTCCAAGTCGGCGAGCCAGCCATCATCGCCGAGCGCACGCAGCACCCGGTCGTGTCGGACTTTCGGTCACGCGACATGGCGGCGGGAGGACAGGGCGGACCCATCAGCGCATATGCCGACTGGGCGCTGTTTTCGCGCGAAGACCGAACCGTTGCGCGCCTTCATCTCGGGGGCATCACGAGCATCACGGTGATTCCGCCGAAGTTCGACGAGATCATCGCGTTCGATGCGGGTCCCGGCATGATCGTGCTCGACGGCGCGGTGCGCCAACTGACCAGTGGCACCCAGGAAATGGACCTCAAGGGTGCCGCTGCCGTGAAGGGCGTCGTCATCGACGAATTCCTCGAGTTCCTGCTTGATCATCCGTTTTTCGCGAAAGTGCCGCCCAAGACCACGAGCCGCGACGAGTTCGCGCCGGAGACGTATCTGCGCGATGCCCTTGCGGCGCGGAAGGACCATTCGCTCGACGACCTCATGGCAACGGTTACGGCAGCGGTGAGCTATTGCCTTGTCCGCGCGTACAACCGCTTCGTCAAACCGCAATTCACCGTATCGCGCGTGATTGTGAGCGGGGGCGGCGTGAAAAACCAGGCGCTCATGCAACGGCTCAAGAACGGCATGGGCGATGCCGTGCTCCGCGCCAGCGACGAATACGGTTTGCCGGCGGATGCGCTCGACGCCATCGGCGTCGCCGTGC